The following coding sequences lie in one Caldanaerobius fijiensis DSM 17918 genomic window:
- a CDS encoding MATE family efflux transporter, which translates to MAKFDLFTPKDMTVGTPWKRIIEFSIPMLIGNVAQQFYNTADSIIIGRYVGDNALAAVGSALPVLNLLLVLFVGVATGAGIMVSQYFGAKDREKLSRSIGVCMTLTAIASLIIMVVGPLVTRPMLVFLNTPDSIIDWCADYLFILLVGNWGFSYFNILSGILRGLGDSFSALVFLLISTALNVVLDIWFVAGLNMGVAGVALATVIAQVISAILCVVKLMKMRDIFDFNLEMMKPLKQYSLQLIKLGLPSGLTQAIFSLAMIVVQSLTNTFGEMVIACSVMVMRVDGFAMMPNFTFGNAMTTFAGQNVGAKRMDRVEKGTREGLMIAVGVSTVITVIILVFGRYLMNIFTDTVELVNLSMRMMRILAVGYIAMAVTQVLSGVMRGAGDTVTPMWISLITTIVLRVPIAYGIAYLTRSPAYPAGRPESIFVSLLVAWVCGAIITTLFYKKGKWKERTLLSNELVSE; encoded by the coding sequence ATGGCAAAATTTGATTTGTTTACTCCCAAAGATATGACCGTGGGGACGCCATGGAAGCGAATTATTGAATTTTCGATTCCAATGCTGATTGGCAACGTTGCGCAACAGTTTTACAATACTGCTGATTCAATTATTATTGGGAGATATGTTGGGGATAATGCGCTTGCTGCGGTAGGTAGTGCTCTTCCAGTTTTAAATCTTTTACTTGTGCTTTTTGTGGGAGTGGCTACGGGAGCGGGTATAATGGTTTCCCAGTATTTTGGAGCAAAGGACCGCGAAAAGCTTTCACGCTCTATTGGTGTATGCATGACACTTACAGCTATAGCGTCTTTAATAATTATGGTGGTGGGACCACTTGTTACCCGTCCTATGCTTGTTTTTCTCAATACGCCGGATTCAATCATAGATTGGTGTGCTGATTACCTTTTTATTTTGCTAGTTGGCAATTGGGGGTTTTCGTATTTTAACATCTTGTCGGGTATTTTGCGTGGTTTAGGGGATTCTTTTTCTGCCCTTGTGTTTTTACTTATTTCTACTGCTCTTAATGTGGTCCTGGACATATGGTTTGTTGCAGGGCTAAATATGGGTGTAGCCGGGGTTGCATTGGCAACTGTAATTGCTCAGGTGATATCGGCTATTCTTTGCGTTGTTAAATTGATGAAAATGAGAGATATATTTGATTTCAACTTAGAAATGATGAAACCATTGAAACAGTATTCGTTGCAGCTTATAAAGCTAGGACTGCCATCTGGTCTAACACAGGCGATATTTTCACTTGCAATGATTGTTGTACAGTCTCTAACAAACACCTTTGGTGAAATGGTTATCGCCTGCAGCGTGATGGTTATGCGCGTAGATGGGTTTGCTATGATGCCCAATTTTACTTTTGGTAATGCCATGACCACCTTTGCAGGGCAGAATGTTGGAGCCAAAAGAATGGACAGAGTGGAAAAGGGAACTCGGGAGGGCCTGATGATAGCGGTTGGAGTTTCAACGGTTATAACTGTAATTATATTGGTCTTTGGAAGATATCTTATGAATATTTTTACCGATACGGTTGAGCTGGTTAATTTAAGTATGCGTATGATGCGCATTCTGGCGGTAGGTTATATTGCAATGGCAGTAACACAGGTTTTATCAGGAGTTATGCGTGGCGCGGGCGATACTGTAACGCCCATGTGGATTTCGCTTATAACTACAATTGTTCTGCGCGTACCCATTGCCTATGGCATTGCTTATTTGACACGAAGCCCGGCGTATCCCGCTGGAAGGCCTGAGTCTATCTTTGTTTCTCTTCTGGTTGCTTGGGTATGTGGAGCTATTATCACTACACTTTTCTATAAAAAAGGCAAATGGAAAGAAAGAACACTTTTAAGTAATGAATTGGTGAGTGAGTGA
- a CDS encoding MATE family efflux transporter, translating into MFNKPTLRILFGSIEDDVMAAAITYFVISGLSYPFLGIYNSCAALFRSMGNSRITMIVSIIMNLINIVGNAIGIFVFHAGVTGVGIATLIARAAAAVIMMYLSFNRKNEVFIRLPEIFSWNGKMIRKILNIAIPNGIENGIVQLGRVLLTSIIALFGTTQIAANGVTNSLAGMAVSFPTAMNLAIVTVVGQCVGANDYSQATYYTKKLMKITYVGTLCINLGMILLLPWILNLYTLSAETRQLTYILVVIHNCFAILLWPVSFTLSYGLRAAGDVRFPMIISIISMFVFRISFAYILGVVFHMGVIGIWIAMGIDWTFRSIVFVDRFRRGQWKNFQVI; encoded by the coding sequence CTGTTTAATAAACCAACATTACGGATCCTTTTTGGCAGTATTGAAGATGATGTTATGGCAGCTGCCATTACTTATTTCGTTATTTCCGGATTATCCTATCCATTTTTAGGCATCTATAATTCCTGTGCCGCATTATTTCGTTCCATGGGGAATTCCCGTATCACCATGATTGTTTCTATTATCATGAACCTGATTAATATCGTGGGAAATGCCATTGGAATCTTTGTGTTTCATGCCGGTGTTACAGGTGTTGGAATTGCGACACTCATTGCGCGTGCAGCTGCTGCAGTGATTATGATGTACCTGTCTTTCAATAGGAAAAATGAGGTCTTCATCCGTCTCCCTGAAATTTTCTCCTGGAATGGAAAAATGATTCGAAAAATCCTGAATATCGCCATTCCAAACGGAATAGAAAATGGCATTGTTCAATTAGGCCGCGTTCTCTTAACTAGTATTATTGCATTGTTCGGGACAACTCAGATTGCCGCGAATGGAGTTACCAACAGTTTAGCTGGTATGGCAGTTAGCTTTCCAACTGCTATGAATCTCGCCATAGTTACTGTGGTAGGTCAATGTGTTGGTGCAAACGATTATTCACAGGCTACCTACTATACAAAAAAACTTATGAAGATTACATATGTCGGAACATTATGTATCAATTTAGGCATGATTTTGCTCCTTCCGTGGATCTTAAATCTCTATACTTTATCTGCAGAAACCCGTCAACTAACTTATATCCTTGTTGTGATTCATAACTGTTTTGCAATCCTTTTGTGGCCAGTTTCATTCACCCTTTCCTATGGGCTTCGTGCGGCAGGAGATGTGCGTTTTCCCATGATTATTTCAATTATCTCTATGTTTGTTTTCCGTATATCCTTTGCTTACATTCTGGGTGTTGTCTTTCACATGGGAGTTATTGGCATATGGATTGCTATGGGGATTGATTGGACGTTTCGCTCTATTGTTTTTGTTGACCGGTTTAGGCGTGGCCAGTGGAAGAATTTCCAGGTCATCTGA
- a CDS encoding aldo/keto reductase: MIYKQFHDLQISQLGMGAMRLPTIGERGPIDEDKAREIIEYAYEHGVNYFDTAYRYHNGESEKFLGKVLSQYPRESWYLASKMPGHMMRFNNGRLEFSGYLAGLPVATPAEIFEEQLAKCGVDYFDFYLLHNVCETSLDVYMNEELGILDYLLEQKKKGRIRYLGFSTHAMPETLGRFLSWRDCFDFVQIQLNYMDWTLQNAKRKYEILAERGIPVIVMEPCRGGRLASLNEEANAMLKQARPNDSIASWAFRFVKSLPGVLVVLSGMTKLDQVIDNIKTFSDPTPLTEEENELLLKKVMSTLVQLVPCTACRYCCDGCPQNLDIPKLISIYNEVAFEPSPAVHFAIAALKDDEKPSNCIACGKCKEICPQGIDVPEIMKKFSEALEKMPRFGPPRRR, encoded by the coding sequence ATGATTTACAAACAGTTTCATGACTTGCAGATTTCCCAACTCGGCATGGGCGCTATGCGTCTGCCTACCATAGGAGAGCGCGGCCCGATAGACGAGGATAAAGCAAGGGAGATCATTGAATACGCCTACGAACATGGTGTAAATTACTTCGATACGGCTTACAGATACCACAACGGCGAATCAGAGAAATTCTTGGGCAAGGTGCTGAGTCAGTACCCCCGCGAGAGCTGGTATCTTGCCTCGAAAATGCCGGGCCACATGATGCGTTTTAACAACGGGCGGTTGGAATTTTCGGGATATCTAGCTGGTCTCCCGGTAGCCACGCCTGCCGAAATTTTCGAGGAGCAGCTGGCCAAATGTGGCGTGGACTACTTCGACTTCTACCTTCTACACAACGTGTGCGAGACTTCGCTCGACGTTTATATGAATGAGGAGCTTGGCATCCTGGATTATCTGCTGGAACAGAAGAAAAAGGGTAGGATTCGCTACCTTGGTTTTTCCACACATGCAATGCCTGAAACCCTGGGGCGCTTCCTCTCATGGAGGGATTGTTTCGACTTCGTACAAATCCAGCTTAACTATATGGACTGGACACTTCAAAACGCGAAGCGGAAGTATGAAATTCTCGCTGAGCGCGGCATCCCTGTGATAGTCATGGAGCCCTGCCGGGGCGGCAGATTGGCCTCCCTGAACGAGGAAGCCAACGCGATGCTGAAACAAGCCCGACCCAACGATTCCATTGCGTCCTGGGCGTTCCGGTTCGTCAAATCCCTGCCGGGCGTTTTGGTCGTCCTCAGCGGCATGACCAAATTAGATCAGGTCATAGACAACATCAAGACCTTTTCTGATCCTACACCACTGACAGAGGAAGAAAACGAACTATTACTGAAAAAGGTTATGTCTACCTTGGTACAACTAGTTCCTTGCACCGCCTGTCGGTATTGCTGTGATGGTTGTCCCCAGAACCTGGATATTCCCAAGTTGATCTCCATATACAATGAGGTTGCCTTCGAACCATCTCCCGCCGTTCATTTTGCCATCGCTGCCTTGAAAGACGATGAAAAGCCCTCGAACTGCATTGCCTGCGGCAAATGTAAAGAGATATGTCCTCAAGGGATCGATGTTCCTGAGATTATGAAAAAGTTTTCTGAAGCATTAGAAAAGATGCCACGGTTTGGCCCGCCGCGCAGAAGATAG
- a CDS encoding aldo/keto reductase — MEYRILGRTGIKVSVIGIGGGGFENKSYEDCEAIIDCAIKEGINFFDLYNSNPEVRSNVGKALSKYPRSSFVIEGHLCSTWDRGQYRRTRDINEVINAYEDFLTRMQLDYVDVGMIHYVDDQKDFDNIFNGEIIKYAKELKEKGIIKSLGISTHNTDIAFRAVETGIIDVILFSINAAYDMLPAIEDVDILFEESTFKNRTYEGIDPKRDRLYRTCENAGVALTVMKGYAAGMLLSDKESPFEKALTPVQCLHYCLTRPAVASVMVGVSNTNQVLAATAYVTASNEEKDYSEVLAKAPKSSFSGHCMYCGHCAPCSKKIDIALVNKYLDLALIQENVSETLKNHYSLLKHHASECIECGICMKNCPFGVDIIKKMKQAVKLFGN, encoded by the coding sequence ATGGAATATCGAATTTTAGGAAGAACAGGAATTAAAGTAAGTGTCATTGGTATTGGTGGTGGAGGATTTGAAAATAAAAGTTATGAAGATTGCGAAGCAATTATTGATTGTGCCATTAAAGAAGGTATTAATTTTTTTGATTTATATAATTCAAATCCGGAAGTTAGAAGTAATGTTGGTAAAGCCTTAAGCAAATATCCTAGAAGCAGTTTTGTTATTGAAGGACATCTGTGTTCTACCTGGGATAGAGGACAGTATCGGCGTACCAGGGATATTAATGAAGTTATCAATGCATATGAAGACTTTTTAACTAGAATGCAATTAGACTACGTCGATGTAGGGATGATTCATTATGTTGATGATCAAAAAGATTTTGATAACATTTTTAATGGAGAAATAATAAAATATGCAAAAGAATTGAAAGAAAAAGGTATAATTAAGTCTTTAGGAATATCAACACATAATACAGATATTGCTTTCAGAGCAGTGGAAACAGGAATAATTGATGTAATTTTATTTAGTATCAATGCTGCTTATGATATGTTGCCAGCCATTGAGGATGTAGACATACTATTTGAAGAAAGTACTTTTAAAAACAGGACCTATGAAGGTATTGATCCAAAGCGTGACAGGTTATACCGGACTTGTGAAAATGCGGGTGTTGCTTTAACTGTTATGAAAGGATATGCTGCTGGAATGTTGCTAAGCGACAAAGAATCGCCTTTTGAAAAAGCGTTGACCCCAGTACAATGTTTACATTACTGTTTAACCAGACCGGCAGTTGCTTCCGTAATGGTGGGAGTATCTAATACGAATCAAGTACTTGCAGCAACCGCTTATGTCACTGCAAGCAATGAAGAAAAAGATTATAGTGAAGTTCTTGCCAAAGCTCCAAAAAGTTCATTTAGTGGACATTGTATGTATTGTGGACATTGTGCCCCATGTTCCAAAAAGATAGATATTGCATTAGTAAATAAATATTTAGATCTAGCATTAATTCAAGAAAATGTTTCAGAAACATTAAAGAATCATTATAGCTTATTAAAGCATCACGCCAGTGAGTGCATAGAATGTGGGATATGTATGAAAAACTGTCCATTTGGTGTGGATATTATTAAAAAAATGAAACAGGCAGTTAAATTATTTGGCAATTAA